Genomic window (Helicobacter pylori):
CGCCACAATAGAAGCCATTTGCGTGATAGAATTGATATTGGAAGTGCATTGGCTCTGCAAGTTATTCATCAATTTGACTAATTTTTTATCCTTGCTCGCCGCATAGCCCATACGCCAGCCTGTCATCGCCACTGACTTGCTCAAGCCATTAATGGTAATGGTGCGTTTTTTCATCTCTTCACTCACCGCCGCGCAAGAAACAAACTCCCCTTGATAGACAAGCTTTTCATAAATTTCATCGCTAAGCACCCAAATTGGAGTGTCTTTTAAAACTTCGCCTAAAGCCTCTAATTCCGCCTTACTATAAAGCATGCCGGTAGGGTTTGATGGGGTGGTGAGAATGAGCATTTTTGTTTTGGGGCTTAAGGCGTCTTTAAGCTGCTTGGGGGTGATTTTAAAATGGCTTTTTTCATCGGTTTGAATGAATTGACTCACCCCACCGCTGTATTTCACAAGCTCAGGGTAAGTTACCCAAAAAGGCACAGGGATAATTACCTCATCGCCCTCCCCTATTAAGGCTTGAATCGCATTGAACAAGCTTTGCTTAGCGCCATTACTCACTAGAATTTCACTCGGCTCATAATCCAAGTTGTTTTCTTTTTTCAATTTAAAAGCGATCGCTTTGAGTAATTCAGGGATTCCAGCCACTGGAGTGTATTTGGTAAAGCCGTCATTTAGGGCTTTTATAGCCGCATCTTTGATCGCTTGCGGGGTGTCAAAATCAGGCTCGCCCGCTGAAAAACTTAAAATATCTTTTCCTTGCGATTTCAATTCTTTAGCGAGCGTGCTGATAGCGATCGTTGTGGATTCTGAAAGGGATTGGATTTTAGAGGAATATAACATGCTTAATCCTTGTTAAATTTTTGGACTATCATAACATGATCAAAAAGATTTTAATTCTAATTTTCAAAAAACTTTTAAAAATGTTTCAAAAGAAAGCGGTGGTTTATGCAAGAAAACTCTAATTGAAAATCCAATTAGAGAAAAACAAGCGTTTTAAATCAGAAATTGTAACGATACCCCACATAAAGGCTGTATTGACGGCGGTAAGTGAAGCTCAAATTCCCATGGTTAAAATAATAAACATTGATAGTAGGAATCTTCACGCCAAAGTCAAATTCTTGATGCTGGCCAATATGGGTGCGGATCCCTAAATTAAAAAGGAACTGGAAAATCGCCGGATCAAGGCTATAGGAAGTGTGCTTATAAGGGCTTTTAGTTTCCAAAAAGGCCCCTGTCGTATTACCCCAAGAGTTACCCGCAATTTGAGCCCCAAAAAAGAATCCAAAACTTGCGTCTTCTTTATTAATGACATTGTATAAAGTGTCAATACCCACACCATAAGTGAACATGTCAGACAGATTGCCCATTGTCCCTACTTTGGTCGCGCATGGCTCATTGAGTTTGCATGCCCCACCATTATCTGATGTCAAAGCGTTCGCTCCAAACACGGCATGCCCATAATCCATAAAGCCGTAATAACGGGCACCAAACCACCGCTTAGCCCCAAAAAACTGCTTATAACCCACAGTAAGCCCTAAGCCTTGCATAACGGCTAGATAGTCGGTTTTACCCACAGGGAACTTAGGGTAGTTAAATTCGCTGCTTTTGGGGGGGTTTTTAACGCTTTGTGAAGCCTGACCGACTTGATAGCTAATCCCCAAATACCAAGCGTTTTTCTCGCCTTTCACTACTTTATACTCTTTTGGCTTTTCCAATTGCTTTTGCACTTCTGTGCTACCTTCTGCTGCCACAAGACTATGACCTAACACTACCGATAAACAGAGCGTTTTAAACACTACAAACTTTTTCATACAACATTTTTCCTTCTAAAAGTCTACATTTCGTATAATAATAACATAATAATCTATAAAAAACCTAAATTCTTAAGAAAAACACCCCTAAAACTTAAAATTTTAAATTTTCTAGGGGGTTTTAGCGGTTTGGCTCTGCGATTTTTTCTGTTTTTGGGGGGTTTCTTAATTTAACTTTGTTAAGAAAACCAAAATTGTTTGTAATAAAATCGCTCAATCCTATCTTACCAAAGAAATATTCAATGACAATTTGCTTGAAATCCATAAAAACATGGCTAATGTCTGTAGCTTTGTTTGTATCAAGCTTTAAATCATCTCCGTGTGCTAGATTGTTGCGGCAGTCAACAATCTGTTGGATTAGATCTTTTTGATAGTTATCATTAAAATAATTTTTTGTTTGATCGCATTTTGTCCTAGATAATGAAATTTTAAAAAATTCAGAGAGTTTTTTACAGAGTTTTGTTCCTTGTGGTTTCTTTAAAAAACTTTCAATAAAACTTTCAATCATGCTAATCAATACAAACATGTCCAAATACAAGTGAATAATTGGATCTTTTTTGTTGATAATGTCTAAAATACTTGCAAGTTGAAAACCTCTATTATCTTTAATATTATCTTTAATATAAAAATCAATCCATTTTTCAAGTATTACAGAAAAATTGTCTATCTGTTGGAAATTTATAGCAATCCCATAAGAATCTATCTCCATGGACTTTTTGTCTTTTTTGTAAGTGTTTCTTATTGCTGT
Coding sequences:
- a CDS encoding pyridoxal phosphate-dependent aminotransferase, translating into MLYSSKIQSLSESTTIAISTLAKELKSQGKDILSFSAGEPDFDTPQAIKDAAIKALNDGFTKYTPVAGIPELLKAIAFKLKKENNLDYEPSEILVSNGAKQSLFNAIQALIGEGDEVIIPVPFWVTYPELVKYSGGVSQFIQTDEKSHFKITPKQLKDALSPKTKMLILTTPSNPTGMLYSKAELEALGEVLKDTPIWVLSDEIYEKLVYQGEFVSCAAVSEEMKKRTITINGLSKSVAMTGWRMGYAASKDKKLVKLMNNLQSQCTSNINSITQMASIVALKGLVDKEIETMRQAFEKRCNLAHAKINAIEGLNALKPDGAFYLFIHIGSLCGGDSMRFCHELLEKESVALVPGKAFGLEGYVRLSFACSEEQIEKGIERIARFVKSKG
- a CDS encoding outer membrane protein, with the translated sequence MKKFVVFKTLCLSVVLGHSLVAAEGSTEVQKQLEKPKEYKVVKGEKNAWYLGISYQVGQASQSVKNPPKSSEFNYPKFPVGKTDYLAVMQGLGLTVGYKQFFGAKRWFGARYYGFMDYGHAVFGANALTSDNGGACKLNEPCATKVGTMGNLSDMFTYGVGIDTLYNVINKEDASFGFFFGAQIAGNSWGNTTGAFLETKSPYKHTSYSLDPAIFQFLFNLGIRTHIGQHQEFDFGVKIPTINVYYFNHGNLSFTYRRQYSLYVGYRYNF